In Helicobacter pylori, a single genomic region encodes these proteins:
- the flgB gene encoding flagellar basal body rod protein FlgB produces MDFSKAFGLVYKALDYRALRQDMIASNIANVDTPFYRPKDLDFESVLAKKKAEIFENQSSKVLPLAHTNPRHLDFENSAKNGANLFFRDGHLAKNDGNSVDLDIETSEMGKNSTMYLALSSALKKYRGVINYAIDSSKNL; encoded by the coding sequence ATGGATTTTTCTAAAGCGTTTGGATTGGTTTATAAAGCGTTAGATTATAGGGCTTTAAGGCAAGATATGATCGCTTCTAACATCGCTAACGTGGATACCCCTTTTTACAGGCCAAAGGATTTGGATTTTGAAAGCGTTTTAGCAAAGAAAAAAGCAGAAATTTTTGAAAACCAATCCAGTAAAGTTTTGCCTTTAGCCCACACTAACCCTAGGCATTTAGACTTTGAAAATAGCGCTAAAAATGGGGCGAACCTTTTTTTTAGAGACGGGCATTTGGCTAAAAATGATGGCAACAGCGTGGATTTAGACATTGAAACGAGTGAAATGGGCAAGAACTCTACCATGTATTTAGCCTTGAGTTCAGCCTTAAAAAAGTATCGAGGCGTGATCAATTACGCCATTGACTCTAGTAAGAATTTATAG